The genomic segment TTTTGCAAGGGAGCCGTCCTGCCCTCTTCCGGATAACACTGCACGGTCCTTTGGTTCTAGAGTAGGATGTTGCGGAAATCCATTGAAACATCGACTTGCTCGAGACGGAAGGGGTTAGACATCGATGCACCTTGACGAGGCAAAGCTCGGACAGCTTCGCACCTCGCTGCAGGGCGAGCTGCTCACTGCCGGGGATCCCGGATACGAAGGTGCCCGCCGTATCTGGAATGCCAGGCTCGACCGCCGCCCCGCGGCAATCGCCCGTTGCGCTAATGCTACCGATGTGCAGTCGGCAGTCGATTGGGCAAGGAAAAACGGCATCCCGGCAGCCGTCCGGGGCGGCGGACACGATTTCTCAGGCCATTCGGTCTGCGAGGGCGGATTGGTGATCGACCTCTCGCACCTGACCGCAGTCAAGGTGTATCCCGACCGGAGGGTGGTGTCGGTCGGGGGTGGCGCCACCTGGGGCGCCGTCGATCAGGCCACTCAGGCTTACGGCTTGGCGACAACCGGCGGAACCGTGTCGACGGTAGGGGTGGCCGGCTATGCCCTGGGCGGAGGCACGGGCCACTTGACCCGCCGTTTCGGGCTCGGACTCGACAACCTGCTCTCGGTCGAGATCGTCACCGCCGATGGGAAGCTCCGTAAGGCCGACCAAGATGAGCACTCTGACCTGTTCTGGGCTGTGCGAGGAGGAAGCGGCAATTTTGGAGTCGTCACGGCTTTCCAGTTCCGTCTTCATGAGGTAGGCCCAGAGGTGCTGGCCGGACAGACGATCTATGCGCTGGAGGACGCGGCCCAAGTTCTGCCCTCCTACAGTCGCTTCATGGCCCAGGCGCCTGACGAGCTCCAGTGCTATGCCTTCATCGTTCCCATCCCTCCCCTCGACGTCTTTCCAGAGGACCTCCATGGCCACCCGGCGCTCGACCTGGTGACGGTCTACAGCGGGCCGCCGTCCCATGGCGAGGAGATCATCAGACCGCTACGGACCGTGTCCAAGCCCATCCTCGACGATGTGGGTGTCCGCAGCTATGTGGAGGCTCAAACGATGTTCGACGCGGGAGCTGCCAAGGGCAACCGCTGGTATTCCAAGGCTCATTACCTGGACGGACTGTCGGACGAGGCTATCGAGACCGCACTCAGCCATGCGCGAGACCTGCACGGGGAGTTCACCATGGTCTACTTCGAGCCGCTGGGAGGTGCGGTGGCCCGGGTCGATCCTTCCGAGACCTCATTCTCTCACAGGGACGCCGCCTACTCTTTTCACGTCCTGACCGGATGGGCGTCTCCTGAGCGCGACGACGCGAACATGGCCTGGACGCGGGACTTTCATCAGGCCATGGCTCCACACGCCCGAGGCGGCGTCTACGTCAATCTGCTCAGCCCGGACGAATCCGAGCGCATTCCCGAAGCTTATGGAAGCAGCTACCCGAAGCTGTCGCGACTCAAGGCACGATTCGACCCCGGCAACCTCTTTCGATTCAACCACAACGTCCCGCCCAAGCGAATCACGTAGCAGACCAACCCTCAAGCGCTGTTTTCCTTTTCTTCGTCGCTCAACCGGGGGGGTGGCGCGTTCTTATCAGTAGGTCCGTCAAGGCGGCGGATTGAAAGGAGGACGATGCTGCTCAAGATTCAGAGCGCTTATGTGGAGGGCATCCAGGCGCAGTTGATCGACGTCGAAGTCGACTATTCCGTCAGCGCCAAGCCCCGCTACCACGTGGTGGGCCTTCCCGACACGGCCATCCGCGAAAGCGGCGAGCGGGTGCGGGCGGCCATCCGCAACTGCGGACTCTACTATCCCAGCTCGGGGACCATCACCGTCAATCTGGCGCCGGCCGATTTCAAGAAGGAGGGAAGCTGCTACGACCTGCCCATCGCCTTGGCCCTGCTGGGAATGAGCGACGCCCTGCCTCCACGATCCCTGCGCGGCTGGCTCATCCTGGGCGAGTTGTCGCTGGACGGCAAGGTGCGTCCCATCAAGGGCGCTTTGCCGGTGGCGCTGAGCGCCCAGAAGGCCGGAGTCAAGCGGCTGCTGCTTCCGCCGGGCAGTTCCGAGGAAGCCGCCGTGGTGGACGGCATCGAGGTCTTCTGTGCCGAGACGCTGCCCCAGGTCTGCAAGATGCTCGAGAACGACCCCGTCAGCGACAAGCCCGTGCAGGTCCGCAAGCAGGACCTGACCAACCCGCCCGGCCTTTACCGTCCTGACTTCGCTGAGGTCAAGGGCCAGCAGTCGGCCAAGCGGGCTCTGGAGGTGGCCTGCGCCGGCGGCCACAACATCCTCATGATCGGCCCGCCCGGCTCGGGCAAAACCATGCTGGCCAAACGCATCCCTTCCATCCTGCCCCGCATGAGCTTCACGGAAGCGCTGGAGACCACCGCTATTCACTCGGTCACCGGACTGCTCAGCTCTCGGCGCCGATTCCTGGTCGAGCGTCCCTTCCGGGCGCCCCACCACACCATCTCCTTCGCCGGACTGGTGGGCGGCGGAGCCGTCCCGCGTCCGGGCGAGGTGTCGCTGGCTCACAACGGCGTCCTCTTCCTGGACGAGCTGCCCGAGTTTCAGCGTCACGTGCTGGAAGTCCTGCGCCAGCCGCTGGAGGACGGCGAGGTCACCATCAGCCGCGCCGCCCGCACCCTCACATTCCCTTCCCGCTTTATGCTGGCGGCGGCCATGAACCCCTGCCCCTGCGGCTATCACGGCAGCGCCGTCAAGCAGTGCGCCTGCACGCCGCCCCAGATCCACCGCTACCGCAGCAAGATCTCGGGTCCGCTGATGGACCGCATCGACCTGCATATCGAAGTGGCCGAAGTGCCTTACCGGGAGCTGACCGCCAAGCCTGACGGCGAGCCGTCCAAAAACATCGCCGCCCGGGTGCGCGAGTCGCGCCGCCTTCAACTCGAGCGCTTCAAGCGCGAGGGCGTCTACTGCAACGCCCAGATGGGCCCCCGCGAACTGGAATCGCTATGCGGACTCACCCTCAGAGCCCAAAACCGCCTGCGCCAGGCCATCGAGCGACTCGGCTTCTCGGCCCGCACCTACGACCGCGTCCTCAAAGTGGCCCGGACCATCGCCGACCTGGAAGCCTCCGACATCCTCTCCGCCACCCACATCTCCGAAGCCATCCAATACCGAACCCTCGACCGCCACGACTGGACCGACCCCGGCTGACAAGGCATGCAGACGTGATGCTGAAACCCGGACTCTTCAGTTGCCATGATCAGAGGCTGGACAAGTCGGAGAGAGCTGGGAGGGGTCGATTTCAGCCGACGGGGTGCCGTTGAGTCGCTTTTGGACCGAGCGGCGGCAAGCCTCGTCGAGCAGGTCTTGAGGATGCCAGAGAACGCTGCGCGCGGTTTGCTTGGAGGCTACGGTCAAGAGACGCTCCCTGGATCCGGGGTGGAAAGCGACTTGAGCGACCCTACCATCGTTTTCGATCTCCGCGATCAAGCGCCCTTGGCGCCACTGCCACACCTTCGCGCTGAAAGCAACCGCGCCAGCTAGATACAGTCCGTCGCGATCGAAAGCAAGGTCCTTGACGATGCCTCCCGCTTCAAGCTGCCTCTCTTCTTCCGTCGCGGGAGCCCAGATCCGGATGCGGCTGTCCACGGCCAAGGCGAGCCACCGGCCTCGGGGACCGAAGGCGATATCGGCGACCGGCTTGTCGTAACTGCGCTGCGATTGCAAGAGGGGCTGATCAGCGAGTGACGACCACAACTCGATCCGGCTTCCACGGGCCAAGACCAACTGCTCCGAATCGGGACTGAAAACGAGGGACCGGATCGGTTCCGGCCCTTCGATAGGCAATTCGCGAAACGAGTCAGCCGCGGCTGACTGTCCCAAGAAAACCTTGGGAGGACTCTGGTTGACCCCGAGGGCCAGTCGTCCTCCGCGACCCCAGGCCGCGCGGCTGAACCCAGGCCCTGGAATAAGCGTTGCAACCGTGTCCTGGCCAGTCCACAAAACGGCTCCCCCAGCCGTTGAGAGCAAGACCCTCTCGCCGTCGGGGCTGACGGAGCAATCCAGGATCTGGTTGGCCTGGCCCGACGAGATGAGAAGCCGCCCGGAACCCTCCCTTGAGTTCCACAGGCTGGCCTGGGAGCTTCGACCGCAGAGGACAAGCCGGCCTCCGTCCCCGCTGTAGGCCATGGCGCCGATGCTGACGTCATGCGTGTAACGGCTCCGCTCCCCGCTCCCAAGCGGACTCCAGGAAGCCATCAGGCTTGGATCGGCGAGCTGCCCAGGCTGGCTGATGGTGGCCAGGTTGCCGGCATCTTGAAAGGCCACCGTGTGGACGATTCCTGGATGATCGATACGCAATACCGGCTGGTTGGACCGAAAGTCCCAAACCTCGGCGTTGAAGTTGGAAAGCCCCAAGGCCACCAGGCTGCCGTCGGGGCTGAAGTCGGCCGAAACCACGTCACCAGGGTCGGTCATGAGCACATCCTTTCTAATCGGATCTGGTGCTCCCTGGATGAACTGATGCTCCCAAATGCTGCCGCTGGCTCTTCCCCTGACCTCAACCACCTTGACCCCCGACAGTCCGCCGATGGCGAGAAGGTCGCCGTCCTGTGAATAAGCGAGGACCTGAATGAGGCCTTCCCTGGGGAGGAGCAGTTGCAAGGGCTGGTCCGCGCCGCGCTCCAGCAGGTAAACCCGAGAGCTGAGTCCATCCTCCAGGAGGACGGATACCGCCATGTGACGGCCATCGGGACTCAAGGCCACCCTGTCGGGCCCAATTTCATCCTCGGCATAACAGTGGGCCTTGGTCCTGACCTTCTCGAATCGCCCGTCGCGCTCCCGCCACTCTTCCACGCCGTCATAGCCAGTTGCCGCCAGAACGACCTCGCCCGAGGTCTCTACCATGGAAAGCTTCTCGGGGCCCACCTCATGATGGAGGGGCTCTCCGACCTGCGGGGTATCGCTATCGATATCGATGGGAAAGGTCTCGCCCCCCTGAGTCAGGACGGCCAGCAACTTCCCCCGGGGGTGAAAGACCGCCCACGAAATGTCGTCGGACTCTGCAAGATGACCGGACAGAGGCACCTCCCGCGGCGGGTTGCCGCTGTCCCAATCCCAAACCAGCAGCCGCTGGCCGCCGAATGCCCCCATGCGCTTCTTCAGGGGATGCACGGCACCCCCAATCAACTTCTCTTCAAGCCTGGCTTCGGCCAGTTGCTCGGGAATCAAGGGCAAGACCTGGAGCAGAGCCTTCTGGGCTCGAACGGTCTTCGATTGGGGGAAAAAGGGCCAAACGGCTCTGCCGTACATGTTATCTAATGCCAGGGAACTCCTGACGGCTTCAGCCGCCCAGAGGGCCTTGGCGCTTTGAGGTTGTTCCGGTTTCGCGGCCTCGGTCAAGAGCGCCTCGATGCGCTCTCCCTGGCGGACCAGCCAGATCTGTCCCAGAGCCAGCAGCGTCCCGACCAAGACCAGGACCGAGGCGGAGGCCAGCAAGATCCTCTTGCGCCGGTACCACTTGCGACTCTCCTTGATGAATTCGCGCTCAAGAGGAGTTGGACTTTCGTGCTGGGGACTGGGGCGGGCGAGAAACGTCTCTCCGGCCTTCAATTCGACCTTGTCGCTGATCAGCATGCCGCGCCGCCGCTTGGCCCGTTTCCATTTCAGTGCCTCATTGCGGAAGTGATTGTGTGCCTCAAGCCAATCCCAGTCGCTTTCGATGGCCGTCAGCAGCTCCCCGAAGGCCTTCTCAAACTCGTCCTGCTCAGTGGCGAAGATCCAGTTCAAGTCGTGAATCTTGGCAGGCCAGGCTTCTACAGGATCGTCGGCCTCGGGCTTTACGCGCACCAGAGGAATGATGCGCTTCTCATTCTTGACAGCATGCTCCATCTCCATAGGCACCACCTCCGAGGCGGCAGAGTCGGGCGAGAGGACGCAGATGAAGGCGGGTGCCTCTTCGATGGCATTGAAGATTTCCCTCAACCACTCTCGGGAAGGCTTGATGTCCTTCCAATCCACCCAGATTCCGTAGTCAGCCTCAAGCCGTTTGCATAGGGCCTTGACGAACGGTTTCTGCTCCCGCGCGTAACAGATGAAGAGATCGGGCTCTGCTACGTCGGAACCAGCCGAAGGCTCTTTTACCGTCGGGTCGCTTGTCTCGGGCACGGCGGTCACCTCCTTGGTGCGGCAGGCGCGGGCTGGAAGACCCAGAAGCGGCGAGGATTTTGGGGGCCGGCGGCGAAACTGTACCGGTTGAGTTCCAGCATGTCGCTCCAGCGGCCGGCGAATTCGTCCCAAAGCAGGAGCCGCTCCGGGGCCAGGCCGCTGAGGCTCCAGCTCAGTTCTACGCTTTGGGCTGATGGAGGCGTCCGCACCTCGAACATCCATTGGCGCCCGCTGAAGCCGGACGGTCTTCTCTCAAGGCCGCGGACGTCGGCGGAGAAACGCGGCCATTGAGCGCTCCACTCCGGCTGCGGGAAGTAGAGCGTGAGACCGTGAATGGAGGGCGCCTCCCGCTGGTCCAGGGGGTCCAGTCCATCCTCAGCGGCCGAATCGACCCCCAGAATGTTGTGGTCGTCGGCCAAACTGCCGGAGACCGCCGAGAGGCGAAGAAGCCATCCCCGCGGGCGTGCGGACGGCCGCGCCACCCTGCCTTTGGGCATCAGGGATTGAGCGGGAAGCATGCCGCACAAAGGCGGGATCTCGATGAAGGGGTCGCCGTCGCTGGGGCCAAAGCCACCCTGGAACAGTTGGGCTTCCAGGTGCTCCTGAGTCAAGAAGAACCAGTATCCCCGAGCGGGACGCATGCTTGCTTCGGGTTCCAGTCCAACGGCCTCTGGGGCTTGTCCGCTGGGTCCGAAGCCCAGCAACTGGGAGGAGGCGCCTGGCGGCAGCCGCTGGGCGATGCAGCCCCACTCGAGTTCGAACTGAAAGGGGCTGGAGATCTGCTGCCAGCCTGCGTCGCGCTGCAGGGGGAGAAAATAAGGTGCTCCCGAGGCATCGTTGACGATGCCCTCCACGCTGGACGATGGCAGTCCTCCGCCCACGATCAGCCAGAAACCTCGGCCGGGATCGAAGTCGAAGAAGGGATCGTCTTCGGCCCAGGGACGGTAACGGGCTTGGGCGGTGTCGTATCGAAAGAGAAGCCAAGTCGAGGGGCCCGGCTCTTGACCAATCAACCGGCTCAAGAAGGAAGCCGGACCCACGCCTGCCAGGGGACTGCCCACCATCCGGTAGCCCGCCACCGGATCGGCCAGTTGAAAGGCGGCCGGCTGGGAAAGTGTGAACGTTGCCGGCTGAAAAGGGGGAGCTTCGTAGGCGCCGATGTCGCACTCGCCCAAGGTATTCCGGTCCGGATCGCCGTCAATCCCGCGTCTCCCTCCACGCTGGTCGAGGCGAGAGCAAGAGCTGCTTTGGGCCTGATCGATGGCGGGGCTTCCGGGCATCAGGGCCATTGTCAGAGCCGCACCCTCAATCGAATCGTTGTTCTGCAGGGGGCCCAGCCGGGGCTGGTCGCTCATCACGTCATCTGGATGGCTGGATTGGCATTGGGGCGAAATCAGATTGCCGCCCAGCGTTACCAGACGCGGGCCGGGACAGACCCGCGGACTGTTGGCGAAGAACAACGAGTTGGAGAACTCGACCCGGGACTGGTTGTCGGGCAACCCTCGTTCAGCCAACCCGCCTCCGGCCGATGTGTTGTCGACAACGGTGCAATGGTTGAGAGAGATGACCTGAGTCACTGTGGCGATCAACTCGAAGGCGCCGCCACCAATCTCGGCGTGATTGCCGTGGATAGTCGCGTTCCTCAGGTCCAAGGATGCATTGATGAGGGCGAAGGCGCCCCCCGCCTCGGCGGCCTGGTTGTCGAGGAAGGAGCTGGAGCTGATTTGGCTCACCTTGCCCGCAGGATTCCGCAAGCTGACAGCACCCCCCGAACAACCTTCCGCAAGACCGCAGCCAGCCAGGGCCTCATTGTCCCTGAAGACGCTGTTGCTCACCATCACCGAGGCGCCCACGGCCGCCAGGCCCCCTCCTCGTCCGGCGACATTGCGTGTCACCTCGCTGTCGCTAACCTTCAATTCAACGAGGGGAAAGGAAAGGCCCGGCAACGCTTCAACACGGATGCCGCCTCCCTCCTCAGACCCGGCCTCCCCGCCCTGGATCACCAGGCGCTTGAGTCGGATCACCGCCGCTTGAAGATCGCTGATGCGGATATCGATCACCCGGTCGCCGAGGCCCTCAGCCGAAATCAAAGCCGGGAGCGTGCCCTCGGCGCGTATGGTCACCGAGTCGGTGATGTCGAGGTCTCCCACGAGTCCTTGGTTCTCGCCGCCGCCTTGAAGGGTCAGGAGGTAGCTCCTGCCGGAGGTCAAGAGGATTTCATCGGGCCCTGGGTTGGCATTGGCAGACAGCACGGCTTCGCGCAGCGAGCAGGAGGCAGGCAGGCAAGGGCCAGCGTTCCTGTCGGCGGTCATGGTGACCCTGAATTCAGCCGCTTCGAGCGGTCCGGCCCAAAGAGCGATGAAGGCCGCGGTCAGGAAGCAGAGAGGTCGGATTATTCGAGGCATAAGTGCACCTCAAAAGTCGAAATGGATGGCGATCGAGGCGATATTGCGACGGTATTCGAAGGCCTCGATCGTCGAGTTGTTGAACTGTCCCAGATAATCCGCCTGAAGCCGCAGGTAATCGTTAAGAGGACGCCGAAAGGTGAACTGGATCTGGTGGCTGTCGTCCTGGCGAATGCGCCCAAGGGGGTCGAGGTTGATGGGGAAGGGATAATCTTGGTGACGGAAGGCGTAGCCGATATCGAGGCTGGAACGCCCGGCTAGCGGGAAGCGGCAGCCCAATTCGAACTGATGGCCGGAGTACTGGAAATCGTTGCCGGAGACCCTCTCGGGATTGTCCTCAATGTACTTGTACCCGAAATAGAGATGCCTCTGAAACCCGTCGAGCAGCCAAAAGTAGCGTCCGCCGGCCTCCTGGCTGCGGCCGTCGCGCTGGGGATCGAAGAAGTCGATTCGGAAATCCTGGTCGGTGTACTGATAGAAGGCTTCGACGTAGCCCGAGGAACCCAGGAAGAAGGCTGCGAAGGGCTTGAGGTAGATTTGACGCAGGTAGTCTTGGCCGCCCAACCTGTAGAAGGGCGCTCCTCCCTCCACTCCCAGGCGAAAGCCTCTTCCCGCCCGCCAGGCGGCTTGCAGGCGGGGACGGTGGGACTGAAGATTGAAATCCTCCAAGTCGGAGTGGCGAGTGTAGAGGAAGTCGTATTGTGCGCGCAGGTATCCGGCCTCGCCGTTCCACAATTCAAGACCCCCGCCCGCCGTCACCACCAGGCGAACGTCCGCCTCATCGGTGGGCCTGCGGAAGACAGGGCTTTCTTCAGGCTGGAGGAGGACGTTGGAGTCGTATTGGGTTCCCGCTGAGAACCGCAGTTGCCACAACTTGCCGGCCTTTGGAGCCGCTCCGGAACCGAGGCCTTCCAGACTGGCGATGAGACCACGGGCTCGGACAGCCGTCTCAGACTCTGGTGCCTCGCTGACGACGGTGCGGAAGGTCTGCAGGGCTTCTTCCTCGCGTTCCAGCCCAAGATAGGCCAAACCGATGTGGTACCTGGCTCGAAGTCGGATCTCAGAATCCAACTGAGCAGCCCTCTCTAAGTAAGCCACGGCATCGTCGAATCGCTTGAGTCGATAATGGCATATCCCCCCCTGCAGATGAAGCAGGGCAGAATCCCGGTCCCCGGAGCGTGCCAGCGCGAAAGTCTCCAGTGCCTCAGCGCCACGACCGCTCAGGCACAGCGCGGTTCCCAAGTCGGCGTAGGCCCGGCTAAGGCCCAAACGTCGGACCGGGGCCTCCTCGAAGTCGCGGATCGTCTGGCGCAGATAGGGAATGGCCTCTTCCAACCGTCCCAGCCTGGCCAGGGTCAAGCCCGTGTAGTAGACCGCCAAGTCGAAGGGGTGCGATTCAGCGGCGCCCCGGCGGAAAAACTCCAGGGCCCGGCTGAACAATCGGCGGGCCTGGCTCGGGTCCTGGCTGGCGATGGCCTGCTGAAAATAGTCCAGCCCCTCCCAGTAAGCCTGCATCGAGCGCTCTTCGGACCTGTCGGCGGAGTCCTCTTGGGGTCGAGCGGACAGCGTCCAGGCGCCCAAGAGTATCGACAAAAGCACGAGAGTTGCTCTCTTCACGGCTCACCTCCGGGGAGGTTCAGGCGGGTCTGGAGGCGGGGGCAGTTCGCGTGGCCGCGGCTGATCCCAGACCTGATCCTGGAGATTGACGCCGGGCGGGCGGGTGAGAAAGAAGGAATCGCCCCAGGCCGGAAAGGCGGCGTTCAGATCGAGCCGGTCGAGCGGGCTTCCCGTACCTATGATGCGGGTCGCATCCACCAGTCTTAAATAGAGGCTCTCGTCGATCCGTCCAGGCGGATTCGGATCAGGTCTCTCTCTCCCTCTGATGCGAGTGTAATAACGGGCCCGCAATGGGACGGCGTCGGGCTGCAAAGCCACGGCGAAGACACGCGTGACGCCGTGGACTCCGACATAGAGGCACTGATCGTCGAAAGTGTTCCAAGGCCGTCCGCAGGCCACGATGAAGCTGCTGAAGAATGTCTCCGCGCGATTTTCCCCTGCCCACAGAGTGCATCTGCCACCCTGCGAATTGACCTGGATTGCGCCCTCCTCCAAGCGTGCTTGGTCGACGGTTTCGAGCGGTAACGTCGCCCCGTTGGAAAGGGAAAGACTACATCCATCGTTGAGCCTCACCATCAGCTTGGCGCTGGGTCCTGTCTTTAGTGTGTCGCTGCTGTGGACAGCATCGGGGACCCGAAGTACTGTCTCTTCCCCATCTCGCTCACATCGCGGACCACGTACCGCAAGCCTGGCATTGCCTACCTCATCCTGAGCCGCGAGAAAAACGCAGGCCGCCTTCAATAGCAGCACCCATTGCAGCAGATAGCTCACTTTACACAGTGTCTGCGTCTTCATCTCGCTCTTCCCTGGACTGAGCCAATGAGTTAAGAAAAGTTAGGCGATATTATTCATAACGTCGCAAGCCGTTCGAATACCTCATTTAAGTGAGTGACTCCACCTCCATTCTGCTTCTGACGGCACCTCGGACAGAAACTTCCGCTGCCGGCGGCCTAGACGTGTTGATCGACGAGAATGGGATTTCCGTCTGGATCGACAATCACGAAGCTCGCCGGGCCGGTGGAGTTCTCGTCCGCTTCTGTCGCCATCTCTACGCCGCGCTCCTTTAACTGGCGCTGAAGGTCCCGAACATCGGTGAATTCTTCCAGCGGCTGGGCTTCGCTGTTCCAGCCCGGGTTGAATGTGAGAATGTTCTTCTCGAACATGCCCTGAAAGAGCCCGATGGCGTGTTCGCCGTTCTTCATGATCAGCCAATTCTGCGATGGGTCTCCGGCGAAGACTGCAAAGCCCAACTTTTCGTAAAACGCCTTAGAAGCCTCGATATCTTTCACGGCCAGGCTGACGGAAAAAGCTCCCAGTTCCATAATTGCCTCGCTCTCAACGCGCT from the Acidobacteriota bacterium genome contains:
- a CDS encoding FAD-binding oxidoreductase produces the protein MHLDEAKLGQLRTSLQGELLTAGDPGYEGARRIWNARLDRRPAAIARCANATDVQSAVDWARKNGIPAAVRGGGHDFSGHSVCEGGLVIDLSHLTAVKVYPDRRVVSVGGGATWGAVDQATQAYGLATTGGTVSTVGVAGYALGGGTGHLTRRFGLGLDNLLSVEIVTADGKLRKADQDEHSDLFWAVRGGSGNFGVVTAFQFRLHEVGPEVLAGQTIYALEDAAQVLPSYSRFMAQAPDELQCYAFIVPIPPLDVFPEDLHGHPALDLVTVYSGPPSHGEEIIRPLRTVSKPILDDVGVRSYVEAQTMFDAGAAKGNRWYSKAHYLDGLSDEAIETALSHARDLHGEFTMVYFEPLGGAVARVDPSETSFSHRDAAYSFHVLTGWASPERDDANMAWTRDFHQAMAPHARGGVYVNLLSPDESERIPEAYGSSYPKLSRLKARFDPGNLFRFNHNVPPKRIT
- a CDS encoding YifB family Mg chelatase-like AAA ATPase, which codes for MLLKIQSAYVEGIQAQLIDVEVDYSVSAKPRYHVVGLPDTAIRESGERVRAAIRNCGLYYPSSGTITVNLAPADFKKEGSCYDLPIALALLGMSDALPPRSLRGWLILGELSLDGKVRPIKGALPVALSAQKAGVKRLLLPPGSSEEAAVVDGIEVFCAETLPQVCKMLENDPVSDKPVQVRKQDLTNPPGLYRPDFAEVKGQQSAKRALEVACAGGHNILMIGPPGSGKTMLAKRIPSILPRMSFTEALETTAIHSVTGLLSSRRRFLVERPFRAPHHTISFAGLVGGGAVPRPGEVSLAHNGVLFLDELPEFQRHVLEVLRQPLEDGEVTISRAARTLTFPSRFMLAAAMNPCPCGYHGSAVKQCACTPPQIHRYRSKISGPLMDRIDLHIEVAEVPYRELTAKPDGEPSKNIAARVRESRRLQLERFKREGVYCNAQMGPRELESLCGLTLRAQNRLRQAIERLGFSARTYDRVLKVARTIADLEASDILSATHISEAIQYRTLDRHDWTDPG
- a CDS encoding TIR domain-containing protein, with protein sequence MPETSDPTVKEPSAGSDVAEPDLFICYAREQKPFVKALCKRLEADYGIWVDWKDIKPSREWLREIFNAIEEAPAFICVLSPDSAASEVVPMEMEHAVKNEKRIIPLVRVKPEADDPVEAWPAKIHDLNWIFATEQDEFEKAFGELLTAIESDWDWLEAHNHFRNEALKWKRAKRRRGMLISDKVELKAGETFLARPSPQHESPTPLEREFIKESRKWYRRKRILLASASVLVLVGTLLALGQIWLVRQGERIEALLTEAAKPEQPQSAKALWAAEAVRSSLALDNMYGRAVWPFFPQSKTVRAQKALLQVLPLIPEQLAEARLEEKLIGGAVHPLKKRMGAFGGQRLLVWDWDSGNPPREVPLSGHLAESDDISWAVFHPRGKLLAVLTQGGETFPIDIDSDTPQVGEPLHHEVGPEKLSMVETSGEVVLAATGYDGVEEWRERDGRFEKVRTKAHCYAEDEIGPDRVALSPDGRHMAVSVLLEDGLSSRVYLLERGADQPLQLLLPREGLIQVLAYSQDGDLLAIGGLSGVKVVEVRGRASGSIWEHQFIQGAPDPIRKDVLMTDPGDVVSADFSPDGSLVALGLSNFNAEVWDFRSNQPVLRIDHPGIVHTVAFQDAGNLATISQPGQLADPSLMASWSPLGSGERSRYTHDVSIGAMAYSGDGGRLVLCGRSSQASLWNSREGSGRLLISSGQANQILDCSVSPDGERVLLSTAGGAVLWTGQDTVATLIPGPGFSRAAWGRGGRLALGVNQSPPKVFLGQSAAADSFRELPIEGPEPIRSLVFSPDSEQLVLARGSRIELWSSLADQPLLQSQRSYDKPVADIAFGPRGRWLALAVDSRIRIWAPATEEERQLEAGGIVKDLAFDRDGLYLAGAVAFSAKVWQWRQGRLIAEIENDGRVAQVAFHPGSRERLLTVASKQTARSVLWHPQDLLDEACRRSVQKRLNGTPSAEIDPSQLSPTCPASDHGN
- a CDS encoding choice-of-anchor Q domain-containing protein is translated as MPRIIRPLCFLTAAFIALWAGPLEAAEFRVTMTADRNAGPCLPASCSLREAVLSANANPGPDEILLTSGRSYLLTLQGGGENQGLVGDLDITDSVTIRAEGTLPALISAEGLGDRVIDIRISDLQAAVIRLKRLVIQGGEAGSEEGGGIRVEALPGLSFPLVELKVSDSEVTRNVAGRGGGLAAVGASVMVSNSVFRDNEALAGCGLAEGCSGGAVSLRNPAGKVSQISSSSFLDNQAAEAGGAFALINASLDLRNATIHGNHAEIGGGAFELIATVTQVISLNHCTVVDNTSAGGGLAERGLPDNQSRVEFSNSLFFANSPRVCPGPRLVTLGGNLISPQCQSSHPDDVMSDQPRLGPLQNNDSIEGAALTMALMPGSPAIDQAQSSSCSRLDQRGGRRGIDGDPDRNTLGECDIGAYEAPPFQPATFTLSQPAAFQLADPVAGYRMVGSPLAGVGPASFLSRLIGQEPGPSTWLLFRYDTAQARYRPWAEDDPFFDFDPGRGFWLIVGGGLPSSSVEGIVNDASGAPYFLPLQRDAGWQQISSPFQFELEWGCIAQRLPPGASSQLLGFGPSGQAPEAVGLEPEASMRPARGYWFFLTQEHLEAQLFQGGFGPSDGDPFIEIPPLCGMLPAQSLMPKGRVARPSARPRGWLLRLSAVSGSLADDHNILGVDSAAEDGLDPLDQREAPSIHGLTLYFPQPEWSAQWPRFSADVRGLERRPSGFSGRQWMFEVRTPPSAQSVELSWSLSGLAPERLLLWDEFAGRWSDMLELNRYSFAAGPQNPRRFWVFQPAPAAPRR
- a CDS encoding tetratricopeptide repeat protein yields the protein MQAYWEGLDYFQQAIASQDPSQARRLFSRALEFFRRGAAESHPFDLAVYYTGLTLARLGRLEEAIPYLRQTIRDFEEAPVRRLGLSRAYADLGTALCLSGRGAEALETFALARSGDRDSALLHLQGGICHYRLKRFDDAVAYLERAAQLDSEIRLRARYHIGLAYLGLEREEEALQTFRTVVSEAPESETAVRARGLIASLEGLGSGAAPKAGKLWQLRFSAGTQYDSNVLLQPEESPVFRRPTDEADVRLVVTAGGGLELWNGEAGYLRAQYDFLYTRHSDLEDFNLQSHRPRLQAAWRAGRGFRLGVEGGAPFYRLGGQDYLRQIYLKPFAAFFLGSSGYVEAFYQYTDQDFRIDFFDPQRDGRSQEAGGRYFWLLDGFQRHLYFGYKYIEDNPERVSGNDFQYSGHQFELGCRFPLAGRSSLDIGYAFRHQDYPFPINLDPLGRIRQDDSHQIQFTFRRPLNDYLRLQADYLGQFNNSTIEAFEYRRNIASIAIHFDF
- a CDS encoding VOC family protein translates to MELGAFSVSLAVKDIEASKAFYEKLGFAVFAGDPSQNWLIMKNGEHAIGLFQGMFEKNILTFNPGWNSEAQPLEEFTDVRDLQRQLKERGVEMATEADENSTGPASFVIVDPDGNPILVDQHV